From Caulobacter segnis, a single genomic window includes:
- a CDS encoding alpha/beta hydrolase fold domain-containing protein, which produces MALVGDSAGGGLALSILGDTATASPTIAAIAVFSPWLDLAMTGASVNDPGIHDPIFQPVMLAGPAQVYLAGVDPKDGRASPLYAVPEIVPPLLIEVGGDEILLDDSHRYAAVAASRGGEVRLEVFEGLHHVFQGATRYLPAARRSLDRVAAFLTGHWAE; this is translated from the coding sequence GTGGCGCTGGTAGGCGACTCCGCTGGGGGCGGCCTTGCCCTCAGTATCCTTGGCGATACGGCGACCGCGTCGCCGACCATCGCCGCGATCGCGGTTTTCTCGCCATGGCTCGACTTGGCCATGACCGGCGCCTCCGTCAACGATCCCGGAATCCACGACCCCATCTTCCAGCCGGTCATGCTTGCCGGGCCGGCCCAGGTCTATCTTGCCGGCGTCGATCCGAAGGACGGCCGCGCTTCGCCTCTCTACGCCGTACCTGAGATCGTGCCGCCGCTGTTGATCGAGGTCGGCGGCGACGAGATCCTGCTCGACGATTCCCACCGCTATGCGGCCGTGGCGGCCTCCAGGGGCGGCGAGGTGCGGCTGGAGGTCTTCGAAGGGCTGCATCACGTCTTCCAAGGTGCGACGCGATACCTGCCGGCGGCGCGCCGCTCGCTCGACAGGGTGGCGGCGTTCCTTACAGGGCACTGGGCCGAGTGA